One Hordeum vulgare subsp. vulgare chromosome 4H, MorexV3_pseudomolecules_assembly, whole genome shotgun sequence DNA window includes the following coding sequences:
- the LOC123447889 gene encoding phosphatidylinositol 4-kinase beta 1-like has product MVRLLGLRGLSFGPEESPREITASGGDAAPPVGSSGWLVRFFDSAFFCEWIAVSYLYKHDHAGVRDYLCNRMYTLPLSGLEAYLFQVCYMLVHKPSPSLDRFVIDTCAKSLRIALKVHWILAAELELEETEDLDGIDKVQEQCQAAATVQGEWPPLVRPAPLSPIASPRGNPMLSRIRSSKQRLMSLASSPSLGLSPPPSGTNVAAAEDAGVSKGKQPVTPSSEDNKLLRRLSIGPKAFFKRSMEKDEEQDKDGFFKRLLRDSKDKEEDDGDKEGFFKRLLKDSKEKENDEEEGDKDGLFRRLLRDSKEEDMELTPSSDGLLKRLFRDKEDKPGDDDEKEGFFRRIFKDKNEERREIMHGRQGDEERVGKSLEDDDREGFFRKIFKDKNEERKDGSSHKQNDDREKAGVNTEEDKKDGFFRQLFKEKNDEKKEGITPSKKEDDGKGNKSIDDDNFFRRIFKDKNEEKKGAAHDRNEDEKCEEGDKENFFRKLFKDKHEDRRIEGLDKNDDDGKSTSGIEEEENSEFLSFRRLFRVHPEDAKSGHIEGSQPNGISEGSPGSESFFKRLFRDREDSEIFGSKLLKEKHPDSAGNSEKQSGKPPLPNNILAELRKGSYYASLELVQSLCDTSYGLVDIFPVEDRKIALRESLTEINSHIASSEKNGGVCFPMGRGIYRVVHIPEDESVLLNSREKAPYLICVEVLKAETPSHSKGPSDVNKLSKGGIPLANGDVQLPKPPPWAYPLWSRHEPQNYETDRMLNSTSQVIDQAMAQLWEAKVKFVNVSFSIEKIGRSRSIAMSESGRRIRQPTMESHNLSEDSQAVVDQPIEWVKVTLSAVPGVNMEDVDDNEPTRKKDHRRVPSTIAMEEVKAAALKGEAPPGLPLKGVGQSTQNLDPKAPDDGDPKPTDALAGELWTVKKERIRRSSVHGKLPGWDLRSIIVKSGDDCRQEHLAVQLVAHFYDIYQEAGLPLWLRPYEVIVTSAYAALIETIPDTASIHSIKSRFPNILSLRDYYVAKYEENSPNFKLAQRNFVESMAGYSILSYLLQVKDRHNGNLLIDEEGHIIHIDFGFMLSNSPGGVNFESAPFKLTRELLEVMDSDAEGTPSEFFDYFKVLCIQGFLTCRKHAERVILLVEMLQDSGFPCFKGGNRTILNLRKRFHLSLTEEQCVSLVLSLISSSMDAWRTRQYDYYQRVLNGIL; this is encoded by the exons ATGGTGCGGCTTCTCGGGCTGCGGGGCCTCAGCTTCGGGCCTGAGGAGTCGCCGCGAGAGATCACGGCCTCCGGCGGAGATGCGGCGCCCCCTGTGGGGAGCAGCGGCTGGCTCGTCCGCTTCTTCGACTCGGCTTTCTTCTGCGAGTGGATCGCCGTCAGCTACCTCTACAAGCACGACCACGCCGGCGTGCGCGACTACCTCTGCAACCGGATGTACACGCTCCCGCTCTCGGGCCTCGAAGCCTACCTCTTCCAGGTCTGTTACATGCTCGTGCACAAGCCCAGCCCCTCCCTCGATCGCTTCGTCATCGACACCTGTGCCAAGTCCCTGCGCATCGCGCTCAAGGTGCATTGGATCCTCGCTGCTGAACTTGAGCTAGAGGAGACCGAGGATCTGGATGGGATCGATAAGGTGCAGGAGCAGTGCCAGGCTGCAGCCACCGTGCAGGGCGAGTGGCCACCGCTAGTCCGACCTGCGCCGCTATCCCCTATTGCCAGCCCACGTGGCAATCCCATGCTCAGCAGGATACGCTCGTCGAAGCAGCGACTGATGTCCCTTGCCTCGTCGCCCTCTCTTGGATTGAGCCCCCCTCCAAGCGGCACCAATGTGGCTGCTGCTGAGGACGCTGGAGTCAGCAAAGGGAAGCAGCCAGTAACACCATCTTCGGAGGACAACAAGCTGCTTAGGCGATTGAGCATCGGGCCAAAGGCCTTCTTTAAGCGGTCtatggagaaggacgaggagcagGATAAGGATGGGTTCTTTAAGAGGTTGCTTAGAGACagcaaggataaggaggaggatgatggagacaaggaAGGTTTTTTTAAAAGGTTGCTTAAGGATAGCAAGGAGAAAGAGAATGATGAGGAAGAAGGGGATAAAGATGGTCTCTTCCGTAGGTTGCTTAGGGacagcaaggaggaggacatgGAGCTCACACCTAGCTCGGACGGTTTGTTGAAGAGACTCTTCCGTGACAAGGAGGACAAACCGGGCGACGATGATGAGAAGGAAGGCTTTTTTCGCAGGATATTCAAGGATAAGAATGAGGAGAGGAGAGAAATCATGCATGGACGGCAAGGGGATGAGGAAAGAGTAGGTAAGAGTTTGGAGGATGATGATAGGGAAGGGTTCTTCCGCAAGATTTTCAAAGATAAGAATGAAGAGAGGAAAGATGGAAGCAGTCATAAGCAAAATGATGATAGAGAAAAGGCCGGTGTGAACACCGAAGAGGACAAGAAGGACGGTTTTTTCCGGCAACTTTTCAAGGAGAAAAATGATGAGAAAAAGGAAGGGATCACTCCTAGCAAAAAGGAGGACGATGGCAAAGGCAATAAGAGCATAGATGACGATAATTTCTTTCGCAGAATTTTCAAGGataagaatgaagaaaagaaaggAGCTGCCCATGACAGGAACGAGGATGAGAAATGTGAGGAAGGTGATAAGGAAAATTTCTTCAGGAAACTATTCAAGGACAAACATGAAGACAGGAGAATCGAAGGGCTTGATaaaaatgatgatgatggtaAGAGCACCAGTGGTATTGAGGAGGAGGAAAATTCAGAGTTCTTGTCATTCCGCAGGTTGTTTCGAGTGCACCCAGAGGACGCTAAGAGTGGGCATATAGAAGGTAGTCAGCCTAACGGTATTTCTGAGGGTAGCCCAGGATCAGAGAGCTTTTTTAAGCGTTTATTCCGTGATAGAGAAGATTCTGAGATTTTTGGCTCAAAGTTATTGAAAGAG AAACACCCTGATTCTGCAGGAAACAGCGAGAAACAAAGTGGAAAACCACCTTTACCAAATAATATACTAGCAGAACTTCGGAAAGGCTCTTACTATGCTTCATTGGAGCTTGTTCAATCATTATGTGATACATCTTATGGTCTCGTAGACATATTTCCTGTGGAAGATCGCAAGATTGCCTTGCGAGAG TCTCTTACAGAGATCAATTCACATATTGCTTCCAGCGAGAAAAATGGAG GCGTATGCTTTCCAATGGGAAGGGGCATATATCGAGTGGTTCATATACCTGAAGATGAGTCTGTTCTTCTAAACTCCAGGGAGAAAGCTCCTTATCTTATATGTGTTGAAGTTTTGAAAGCAGAAACACCAAG TCACTCCAAAGGGCCCTCAGATGTGAACAAACTATCCAAAGGCGGGATACCGTTGGCTAATGGAGATGTTCAGCTGCCAAAGCCACCTCCGTGGGCATATCCTTTGTGGAGTCGACATGAACCACAAAATTATGAAACAGACAGAATGCTGAACTCTACCTCTCAGGTTATTGACCAAGCCATGGCTCAACTATGGGAGGCCAAAGTGAAATTTGTAAATGTTAGTTTCTCTATTGAGAAAATTGGCCGTTCTAGAAGCATCGCAATGTCTGAATCGGGGCGTAGGATACGGCAACCTACGATGGAGTCACATAATCTATCAGAAGATTCCCAAGCTGTTGTTGATCAGCCTATTGAGTGGGTAAAGGTCACGCTTTCTGCGGTTCCAGGAGTTAACATGGAAGATGTAGATGACAATGAGCCGACACGGAAGAAGGACCATCGCCGTGTTCCAAGCACTATTGCAATGGAGGAAGTCAAG GCTGCAGCATTAAAAGGAGaagccccacctggtcttccactGAAAGGAGTTGGTCAAAGCACTCAAAATTTGGATCCTAAG GCACCTGATGACGGAGATCCTAAACCGACTGATGCTTTGGCTGGTGAACTTTGGACTGTCAAGAAAGAGAGAATACGCCGTTCTTCAGTTCATGGAAAATTACCTGGCTGGGATTTGCGTTCT ATAATTGTCAAAAGTGGGGATGATTGCCGACAGGAGCACTTAGCCGTACAGCTTGTCGCACACTTTTATG ATATATACCAAGAAGCTGGCTTGCCACTCTGGTTACGGCCTTATGAAGTTATCGTCACGTCTGCATATGCAGCCCTAATTGAGACTATTCCTGATACG GCATCAATTCATTCCATCAAGAGTAGGTTTCCCAATATATTAAGTCTCCGTGACTACTATGTAGCCAAGTATGAAGAGAATTCTCCAAATTTCAAACTTGCACAG AGGAACTTTGTGGAAAGCATGGCAGGATATTCAATTCTGAGCTACCTACTGCAG GTCAAGGATCGTCATAATGGGAATCTGTTGATAGACGAGGAGGGACATATTATTCATATTGATTTTGGTTTCATGCTTTCCAACTCTCCTGGAGGGGTAAATTTTGAGAGTGCACCATTTAAGCTGACGAGGGAGCTCCTTGAA GTGATGGATTCTGATGCTGAGGGAACTCCCAGCGAGTTCTTCGACTATTTCAAG GTGCTATGCATTCAAGGGTTTCTTACTTGTCGGAAGCATGCAGAGCGTGTTATACTTCTTGTGGAAATGTTGCAG GATTCTGGTTTCCCATGCTTTAAAGGTGGTAATCGCACTATTCTGAACTTGAGGAAGAGGTTCCACTTGAGTCTCACTGAAGAG CAATGTGTATCACTGGTGCTCTCATTGATCAGTAGCAGCATGGATGCCTGGCGTACTCGGCAGTATGATTACTACCAGAGAGTATTGAATGGGATTTTATGA